GGTTCACGTTGTATGGACTGTGGTATTCCTTTCTGTCATAGTGGTTGTCCATTAGGAAACTTAATTCCTGATTTTAACCACATGGTACATCAAGGTGAATGGCAAAAAGCCTCTTTAATATTACACTCAACAAACAACTTCCCTGAGTTTACAGGACGTTTATGTCCTGCTCCATGTGAGAAAGCTTGTGTATTAGGTATTATTGAAGATCCTATTTCTATTGAAAACATAGAAAAGAATATTGTAGAGCGTGCTTTTAAAGAAGGATGGATTAAACCGCAACCACCTAAAAACAGAACAGGAAAAACTGTAGCTGTTGTAGGTTCTGGACCTGCTGGTTTGGCTGCTGCTCAACAATTAAACAGAGCTGGACATACAGTAACTGTTTTTGAAAGAGATGATGAAGTTGGAGGATTGTTACGTTACGGTATTCCAAACTTTAAAATGGAAAAAGGAATTATTGACCGTCGTGTAGCTATTTTAGAAGCTGAAGGAATTACTTTTAAAGTAAATGCAAACGTAGGTGTAAATGTTTCTGTTGAAGAATTAAAAGCTTTTGATGCCATTACATTATGTGGTGGAGCAACTCAAAGACGTTCTTTACCTACTCCAGGTATTGATGCTGATGGTGTTGTACAAGCAATGGATTTCTTAACTCAACAAACTAAAGTTGTATTTGGAAAAGAAGTTAAAGATCAAGTTTTAGCTACTGATAAAAATGTAATTGTTATTGGTGGTGGAGATACAGGTTCTGACTGTGTAGGTACTTCTAACCGTCAAGGAGCTAAATCTGTGGCTAATTTTGAAATTATGCCTAAGCCTCCTGGACATAGATCACCAACTACTCCATGGCCTTATTGGCCTTTACAGTTAAAAACATCTACTTCTCACAAAGAAGGATGTGATAGAAACTGGTTAATCAACACTAAAGAATTCATCAAAGATGAAAACGGAAAATTAACAGCTTTAAAAACTGTTAATGTTGAATGGAAAATGGTTCCTGGACAAAGACCTCAATTGATAGAAATTGAAGGTTCTGAAAAAATTTGGCCTTGTGATTTAGCATTATTAGCCTTAGGATTTACAGGTCCAGAAGCTACTATTGCTGAGCAATTAGGAATTGAGACAGATGCTCGTTCTAATTATAAAGCTGAATACGGAAGCTACCAAACAAATATTCCAAATGTATTTGCTGCAGGAGATATGCGTAGAGGACAATCATTAATTGTTTGGGCAATTTCTGAAGGTCGTGAAGCAGCTAGACAAGTAGATATTTTCTTAATGGGTAAATCTGATTTACCTTCTAAAGATATTGCAGGAGATTTAGTTGGAGTTCAATAATATTGAACCTCAGAATAAAACAAAAAGGCTTTTACATTTATTGTAAAAGCCTTTTTTTATATAGTATTAATACTCTCTTGTCATTTTATAAAAATCAAGATAAAGAGTTTTATCATTAAACTCAATTTTTAAATTTTCTGGTTTTCTATTAGATTTTATATAAGGTGCATCAAAACGAGAATAATTGGTATTGATGATTTTTGAATTTATCATAAAATCAGATTTATAATTTAATTGATATTTTTTACCCTTTGAAGAATATATCAACGCTAATTTTTCTTTGTTAAACGCTATTTTATTGTTTTTTATGCGTTGTACAAACTGAGTAAAGGAACCATCTTGACTTTTTGATCCAGCTTCTGTAATCCAAAATACTTTTTGTCCTTTTTGAATAATATCATCAGTTGTACTTTCTCTATACTCTAAATTGTTATCCCCTATCAATGCACAATAGGTATCTCCTTTTTTTCCGAATATATAATTTTTATGTAGTTCAACTTCATCAAACTTTTCGTTAGGAAAATAAGCATGTGTGTATTTTAATAAATCGTACTCTATAATTCCTTTTTTATTAGGGATATTATAAATTGAAAGGTTGATATTTTCATCTTGAACTGAATGAGGTAAGTGACCATAACCTACCCAGTAATTAGGAGAATGTATTTTAACACCTTTTTCAACCGCAGGGTGTGAATGATATATAGCAAAATGATTGTTAATGTTCATCCCAAAAACATGATGTTGATCTGCATAATTTCCTGGATGATAATTTTGTACTGTATACAAAGAATAATCTTTGGTTTTATAGGTATATGTATTTCCGTTTTGAATTGCGGTTCCGTTAAATTGAGGATTGATTAGTTTTATTGCTAATGGCTCAAGGTGTAAATAATTTAATAAGGAAAAATCAAGTTGTTTAAAATCTCCTAAAAAGCTATTGCTAAACATTTTGTTTTTACGAATGTGATATAATGAATTTCTTATTACTTCTGGATTTACAAAAGCCTCCATTCCCCACTGCATCATTAAACTAGAAGTTGTTTTATTATTAAAACCTTCTCTATTGAGTTCAGATATATTAAGACCGTTACTTTGTTTGATAACTACGTTGGAACTATCTCTAGCTATTTCTTTTAAAACAGGAGGCAAATCGTAATTTTTGGTTTGCATTAGGCCGTACACAATATTTGCATTAATTTCTTTGCCATTGCCCCAATAATATTCAGTAAGTCCTACAAGGTTCCTAGGTCCCTTTCGGTTGTTTTCATAAGCCCTTCCACTAGTAGAAACAAACATTAAATTTGTGCTTTGTGTAGCAACATCATAAAAAAGTAAGTCTAGAATAATTTTACATTTTTCAGTAATTTCTTTGTCATCAGCATAATCTATTAAATTTACCAAAGCCGCAATATCTTCTTTGTAATACACCTCAGAATAAAACTCTGTAAAACCATAATTCCAACGCATTTGTAACCAATCTAGAATACGGGTTTTGGCTTTTTTCATGTGCTCAGAACCCGATAACTTACTATTCGGAAAGAAGTTATTGTAATATTTTTTTCCTATTAAATATTCAGCTGAAGCAAATAATATTTGATGATTCTCGCTCCAATAACACATTGAATTTTCACCAGGTTCATCTAACCAATATCGAAAATTAAGGAGTGTTTTTTTTATTTTATCTTGATGACTTAAAGGTATTTTATTTTCATACTCATAAATAATCCTAATGAGGTTTACCAACTTAAAATCTGCACAATCATATTCGTTTTTAATATATTTTAAAGTTCCATCTAGTCTATTCCAATCAATATTGGAGGTTCCTTGAGTTAAATCCCAATACACTTTGGTTTCATCTGTTTTAAAGGCTTTTTTAGGTTTAACAGGATGAATTTTATATTTAGAAATACGAACAATGTCAACTACTGTTATTATTAATAAAATAATGATAAAGAAACCTAATAATTTATATATCAAATTTACTTTACGCATCATATTTTATGGATCTAAATGAAATTATTTAGTTGGTATTACTTGTTGGATGGTTCCATCATCGTTATAATACAATTTATCAAAACATATAGATCTACGATATGTATGAGGACTTTCTTCGTGCCCCCAACCAAACTTTTTTTCTACGTTAGGATTGTTTTTATAGTATAAATCAGAATTATGGTAAAACATATACCATTGCCCTTTGTACTCTACGATGGAATGATGGTTTGTACCACTATTCATTTTTTCTAGAATAACTCCTTTATATTCAAAAGGCCCTAGTGGATTATCGGCCATACAATATTTTATTTCACCGCTAGTACCAACATAAGACAAATAATACTTTCCGTTGTATTTATGCATCCACGAAGCTTCAAAAAAATCATCAGTTCCTTCTAATAAATGAACTTTACCATCGTAGGAAATCATATCTTTATTTAGTTTGATAGCGTTTACAACCAATTGTCCCATGTACAAATAAGCTTGACCATCATCATCTATAAACACTCCTGGGTCTATAAAGTCTCTATTACAAACTACTCCTTTGGTATCCATTGAAATTAATGGCTTTCCTAACGGATCTACAAACGGACCTATAGGAGATTCGCTTACAGCAACACCAATATGAAATTGATCGGTTGGAAAATAGAAATAATATTTATTATTAACTTTTATACAATCTGGAGCCCAAGCATATTTTTTTGCCCACTTAACATCTTTAATATCTAAAGCAACACCATGATCTGTCCAATTTACCATATCGGTAGTTGAAAAAACGTGCCAATCTACCATATCAAACCATTCTGCTTTGTCTGGATCATGAGAAGGATATACATATAACGTATCATTAAATACTCTAGCAGATGGATCTGCAGTATACATATGTGTTATAAAAGGATTTTGAGCAAAAGAAATGTTCCCAACAATTAGTATTAAAAGAATAGAACCAAAGTATTTCATGTATTTAAATTTAATTTACAATTAACATAGTTGGGGCATGGGGTAATTCAGTATGAATAAATGAACTTTATAGATGCAAAACTTTTTAAAACTAAAGTATGTAATAGCTTGTTTGGCAAAATGATGCAACTTAGTAAATATAGAAAAACTTTTAGTAAAAACTACCACCAGTATTTAGAGGTGAATAAGTAAATAACATTTAAACTTTTATCAAGCAACCATTGAGTTATGATAAAGAAAAGCCATAAATTTAACATGTTAATTTTTTAGTGCTATTAAAATATCTTACTAAAAAAATTACCCATAAACACTATATCTTTACATGACTCTTAGATTAATTCTTCACAGGCTATCCTTTGTTATTTTTATGTTATTCATTGCTTGTAACTCAAAAAAAAGCTCTGATAAAAAAGATGAGATTGTAATAGCTACAGCAGCAAACATGCAATTTTCCATGAAAGAAATTACCACTGCTTTTGAAAAAGAAACAAATATTAAATGTAGCCTTGTTATTAGTTCATCTGGGAAATTGACTGCCCAAATTAAAGAGGGTGCTCCTTATGATGTTTTTGTATCGGCTAACATGAAGTATCCAGAAGAAATTTACAACTCTGGTTTTGCCCATACATCTCCTAAAATATATGCTTTTGGAAAATTGGCTTTATGGTCTTTGAACAAACAGATAAAACCCAATTTAACTCTTTTAAAAGATGATCGTATTAAACATATTGCACTAGCAAATCCTGATACTGCCCCTTATGGTTTTGCAAGCGTAGAAGTTATGAAAAAATTAGACATTTATAATGAAGTTAAAAACAAATTGGTTTATGGGGAAAGTATTTCTCAAACCAATCAATTTATAACGCTCCAATCTGTAGAAATAGGCTTTACGGCCATGTCTGTAGTTTTGTCGTCTGCAATGAAAGAAAAAGGAAATTGGATAGAAATAGATAAATCTCTTTACACTCCTATTAAACAAGGGGTGGTTGTGATTAAAAACAAAAACATTATAAATCCATCAGCAATAAAATTTTATGATTTTTTATTTACTGATAAAGCCCAAATAATTTTAAAAAATTATGGATATGATGTTCATCAATAGGTCTTTATTATTGATCGTTAGGTAAACTCCCCTCTCCTAAAGTTCCGTTTCTAAACCAAACCTCTGCATAACATCCATTAGCATATTGTTTGGCAATATCTCCATCGTAAGTTTCTGCTCCAGTACTCCAAACTATATTTTTTTCAGGATCTTTTCCATTGGTTTGGTTATAGGCTCCTTGCTTAAAAATTTGTAGTTGATTTGCATAAGCGTTTTCCTGTTCAACACCATCTCTACCAATTGCGGCATATAGACTATGTATTTGTTCTGGAATATCTGATTTTTTAGAGAAATCAGATTTTATTAAGCTCTTTTTAAACTTTACAGTTTTGTGTCCTTTGCTTGTAAAAGTAAGATACATGATTCCTTGATAGACATTAACTTCGTAACTAAACTCCTCTCCTATTTTAATACCATCACTTGGTTCTTTCGGATAAGAATTAGGACTAGTACCAACTACAGAAATATCATTTCCCCACACTGCTGATGAATAATCCCATCTTTTAGAATTTGAACCTTCGGTATTGATTTCATAATTCCAAAAAACAGACCCTTTGGTATGCCCCGGAAATTTTTTATAGAATATCTTTAAAGGCTCGTTTTCATGACCTTCCATTCCATGAATTTGTCCAACTACAACTGAATATGAGGCAGCAACTCTAGCATCTCCCGAAGTAGAAACATGCATCACTTTTAAAGTACCTGTTAGCTTTCCTCCTGTTTCGGTTTTCCAAAGTTTTTTTTGACCTAATTCAGTTCTTGTATTACTAGAAGTTTTAGAAGTAATTCCTGAATTTGGAGTTTTATAAACTACCCAATCAGTAGCACCATCATTTGCCACATAAAAAAAATCTTTATGTTCAAAATTTGTTAATTCTTCACTTCTGGTTCCATCTCCACAAAGTAATTTCCACTCATCCATAAATGGAATAACATCACTAGGATAACTAGCTGCTTTTACCTTTTTTTGATTTGATTCTTTTTTAGAATTGGCACAATTACTTAGTAACAACAAACAGCAAAATGATGCTAATAATTGTACTAATATTTTGTTTTTTCTTTCTATCATCATTTAATTAAAAAATTAGTACAATTATTTACAATTAACGTCTAGTTAGCCACTTCGCTAATAAACTTAATTCTCATTAATCTTAATTCTTCATCATCGTAATCACCATCAAACTCATCTAGGGCACTTTTAATATCATCACTTTCTGCTTCCATAAAGTAATCATATATTTCCTCTTGCTGATCCTCGTCTAAAATATCTTCTAAATAATAGTCAATATTTAATTTAGTTCCAGAATAAACAATTGATTCAATTTCTTTTATCAATTCAGACATTTCAATTCCTTTAGCACGAGCAATGTCCTCTAAAGGTAATTTACGGTCGGTGTTTTGAATGATATATAATTTTAACCCAGACTTTTCTCCAGTAGTTTTTACCACCAAATCATCAGGTTTATCAATATTGTTTTCTTCAACGTATTTAGCAATCAATGCAATAAACTCAGCTCCAAACTTTTTAGCTTTACCATCACCTACTCCATGTATATTAGACAACTCCTCTATGGTAGTAGGATATTTTAGTGTCATATCCTCTAATGATGGATCTTGAAAAATAGCATAAGGAGGAATTCCTTTTTTCTTTCCAACATCTTTTCGCAAAGATTTTAACAAGCCCATTAATTGCTCATCGGTAGTCATAGCAGCCTTGTTCTTTGCATTGGCTATGATGATAGACTTATCATTTTCATCAACATAAATATGGTCTTCGGTCATCATAAAAGAAGTAGGATTTTTAATAAAATCTAGTCCTTCTTTGGTAATTTTAACCACTCCATATTGCTCAATTTCTTTACGCAAATAACCTGCAACTAAAGTTTGTCTTATTAAAGCTGTCCAATACTCATTGCTCTTATCTTTTCCTATTCCAAAGAAATCTCTTTCATTGGTTTTATGAGATATTAACATTGCATTGGCTTTTCCCATTAGGGTAGCCACTAAATCTTTTGCTTTATATTTTTCCTTAGAACCTTTAACTACTTTTAATAGTTTTACTACACAGTCGGTAGCTTCGGTTTTCTTTTTAGGATTTTTGGTATTATCATCCATTTTGGCACCTAATCCGTTTACAGGATCGAACTCTTCTCCAAAATAATGTAATAAATATTGTCTTCTACTTATTGAAGTTTCGGCATAACCAACTACTTCTTGTAATAATGCATGACCAAGTTCTTGTTCTGAAACGGGTTTATTAGCCATGAATTTTTCTAATTTTTCTATGTCTTTGTAGGCATAAAAAGCCAAACAATATCCCTCACCATCATCACGACCAGCTCTACCTGTTTCTTGATAATAGCTTTCTAAACTTTTAGGAATATCATGGTGAATTACAAAACGAACATCTGGCTTGTCTATCCCCATTCCAAAAGCAATGGTAGCCACAATTACATCAACATCTTCCATTAAAAACATGTCTTGATGTTTGGCTCTAGTCTTAGCGTCTAAACCTGCATGATAAGGCAATGCAGAAATTCCATTTACCTGTAATGTTTGTGCTATTTCTTCAACCTTTTTTCTACTCAAACAATAAATAACTCCAGACTTACCTGATCTCTGTTTAATAAAACGGATGATATCTGTAACTACTTCTTTGGTTTTAGGCTTTACTTCATAAAACAAATTAGGACGGTTAAACGATGCCTTAAAAGTATTGGCATTATTCATTCCTAAAGTTTTAATAATATCTTCTTGAACTTTAGGGGTGGCTGTAGCGGTTAAACCAATAATAGGCACATTCCCAATTCTTTCAATAATTTTTCTAAGATTTCTGTACTCAGGTCTAAAATCATGTCCCCATTCAGAGATACAGTGAGCTTCATCAATAGCAAAAAAAGATATGTTTTGTTCTTTTAAAAAATCTACATATTCATCTTTAGTTAAAGATTCTGGAGCTACATATAAAAGCTTAGTAATTCCATTTTCTATGTCAGATTTAACCCTAGTTATTTCTGTTTTGTTTAAAGAAGAGTTTAACACATGTGCTACTCCTTGATGTTCCGAAATACCTCTAATAGCATCTACTTGATTTTTCATCAATGCAATTAAAGGGGAAACTACAATTGCAGTCCCTTCTTTCATTAGTGCTGGGAGTTGATAACAAAGTGATTTTCCTCCCCCTGTTGGCATAATTACAAAAGTGTCATTTCCTTCTGCAATACTCCTAACTACACCTTCCTGTAAACCCTTAAATTTGTTGAAGCCAAAATACTTTTTTAGCGGCCCGTACAAATCAATTTTATCTTGATTCATAATAATAGTATGCTAATTTTAAATACATTTGCAATTAAAGATATAACTTTTTAAGTAAAAAATTACAGCCTTGAATAACGATATACTTTCAATTGCCAAGAAAACTATTGACCTTGAAAGCAATGCAATTGCTAATTTAGCCAAATTAATTGATTCAAATTTTGAAAATGCAATAAAATGTATTCTTAAAACAAAAGGTAGAGTGATTATTACCGGAATTGGTAAGAGTGCTGCTATTGCTACCAAAATTGTT
Above is a genomic segment from Wenyingzhuangia fucanilytica containing:
- a CDS encoding glutamate synthase subunit beta, whose amino-acid sequence is MGKVTGFKEFERKDESYKAVEERVHNYNEFTVPLTEAEITEQGSRCMDCGIPFCHSGCPLGNLIPDFNHMVHQGEWQKASLILHSTNNFPEFTGRLCPAPCEKACVLGIIEDPISIENIEKNIVERAFKEGWIKPQPPKNRTGKTVAVVGSGPAGLAAAQQLNRAGHTVTVFERDDEVGGLLRYGIPNFKMEKGIIDRRVAILEAEGITFKVNANVGVNVSVEELKAFDAITLCGGATQRRSLPTPGIDADGVVQAMDFLTQQTKVVFGKEVKDQVLATDKNVIVIGGGDTGSDCVGTSNRQGAKSVANFEIMPKPPGHRSPTTPWPYWPLQLKTSTSHKEGCDRNWLINTKEFIKDENGKLTALKTVNVEWKMVPGQRPQLIEIEGSEKIWPCDLALLALGFTGPEATIAEQLGIETDARSNYKAEYGSYQTNIPNVFAAGDMRRGQSLIVWAISEGREAARQVDIFLMGKSDLPSKDIAGDLVGVQ
- a CDS encoding family 43 glycosylhydrolase produces the protein MKYFGSILLILIVGNISFAQNPFITHMYTADPSARVFNDTLYVYPSHDPDKAEWFDMVDWHVFSTTDMVNWTDHGVALDIKDVKWAKKYAWAPDCIKVNNKYYFYFPTDQFHIGVAVSESPIGPFVDPLGKPLISMDTKGVVCNRDFIDPGVFIDDDGQAYLYMGQLVVNAIKLNKDMISYDGKVHLLEGTDDFFEASWMHKYNGKYYLSYVGTSGEIKYCMADNPLGPFEYKGVILEKMNSGTNHHSIVEYKGQWYMFYHNSDLYYKNNPNVEKKFGWGHEESPHTYRRSICFDKLYYNDDGTIQQVIPTK
- the modA gene encoding molybdate ABC transporter substrate-binding protein, with protein sequence MLFIACNSKKSSDKKDEIVIATAANMQFSMKEITTAFEKETNIKCSLVISSSGKLTAQIKEGAPYDVFVSANMKYPEEIYNSGFAHTSPKIYAFGKLALWSLNKQIKPNLTLLKDDRIKHIALANPDTAPYGFASVEVMKKLDIYNEVKNKLVYGESISQTNQFITLQSVEIGFTAMSVVLSSAMKEKGNWIEIDKSLYTPIKQGVVVIKNKNIINPSAIKFYDFLFTDKAQIILKNYGYDVHQ
- a CDS encoding polysaccharide lyase family 7 protein, yielding MIERKNKILVQLLASFCCLLLLSNCANSKKESNQKKVKAASYPSDVIPFMDEWKLLCGDGTRSEELTNFEHKDFFYVANDGATDWVVYKTPNSGITSKTSSNTRTELGQKKLWKTETGGKLTGTLKVMHVSTSGDARVAASYSVVVGQIHGMEGHENEPLKIFYKKFPGHTKGSVFWNYEINTEGSNSKRWDYSSAVWGNDISVVGTSPNSYPKEPSDGIKIGEEFSYEVNVYQGIMYLTFTSKGHKTVKFKKSLIKSDFSKKSDIPEQIHSLYAAIGRDGVEQENAYANQLQIFKQGAYNQTNGKDPEKNIVWSTGAETYDGDIAKQYANGCYAEVWFRNGTLGEGSLPNDQ
- a CDS encoding RecQ family ATP-dependent DNA helicase, with product MNQDKIDLYGPLKKYFGFNKFKGLQEGVVRSIAEGNDTFVIMPTGGGKSLCYQLPALMKEGTAIVVSPLIALMKNQVDAIRGISEHQGVAHVLNSSLNKTEITRVKSDIENGITKLLYVAPESLTKDEYVDFLKEQNISFFAIDEAHCISEWGHDFRPEYRNLRKIIERIGNVPIIGLTATATPKVQEDIIKTLGMNNANTFKASFNRPNLFYEVKPKTKEVVTDIIRFIKQRSGKSGVIYCLSRKKVEEIAQTLQVNGISALPYHAGLDAKTRAKHQDMFLMEDVDVIVATIAFGMGIDKPDVRFVIHHDIPKSLESYYQETGRAGRDDGEGYCLAFYAYKDIEKLEKFMANKPVSEQELGHALLQEVVGYAETSISRRQYLLHYFGEEFDPVNGLGAKMDDNTKNPKKKTEATDCVVKLLKVVKGSKEKYKAKDLVATLMGKANAMLISHKTNERDFFGIGKDKSNEYWTALIRQTLVAGYLRKEIEQYGVVKITKEGLDFIKNPTSFMMTEDHIYVDENDKSIIIANAKNKAAMTTDEQLMGLLKSLRKDVGKKKGIPPYAIFQDPSLEDMTLKYPTTIEELSNIHGVGDGKAKKFGAEFIALIAKYVEENNIDKPDDLVVKTTGEKSGLKLYIIQNTDRKLPLEDIARAKGIEMSELIKEIESIVYSGTKLNIDYYLEDILDEDQQEEIYDYFMEAESDDIKSALDEFDGDYDDEELRLMRIKFISEVAN